From a region of the Coprococcus comes ATCC 27758 genome:
- the rsmG gene encoding 16S rRNA (guanine(527)-N(7))-methyltransferase RsmG, which produces MSKKFEQQLAELGITLTQTQFNQFDKYYEMLVEWNKVMNLTGITEYEEVNEKHFVDSLALVKALDISKVQTVIDIGTGAGFPGIPLKIAFPHLKITLLDSLNKRIRFLDSVIEELNLTDIHTIHGRAEDFARQADYREQFDLCVSRAVANLSTLSEYCLPYVKVGGFFVSYKSGDIVDELSAAKTAVHVLGGTQNKPVVFQLPGSDISRSFVKIKKIKPTGKKFPRKAGLPSKEPIHG; this is translated from the coding sequence ATGAGTAAAAAATTTGAGCAACAGCTTGCAGAATTAGGTATCACATTAACGCAGACCCAGTTTAATCAGTTTGATAAATATTACGAAATGCTGGTGGAATGGAACAAGGTTATGAATCTCACCGGTATCACCGAGTACGAAGAAGTAAACGAAAAACATTTTGTCGACAGCCTTGCATTAGTAAAGGCTCTGGATATCAGTAAAGTTCAAACCGTGATCGATATAGGAACAGGCGCCGGATTCCCCGGAATTCCTTTAAAAATCGCCTTTCCGCACCTGAAAATCACGTTGCTTGACTCTTTAAATAAGAGAATCCGTTTCCTTGACAGTGTGATTGAAGAGTTAAATCTTACGGATATCCATACAATCCACGGCAGAGCAGAAGATTTTGCCCGTCAGGCAGACTACAGGGAACAGTTTGACCTCTGTGTTTCACGTGCAGTGGCCAATTTATCTACATTATCCGAATACTGCCTCCCTTATGTAAAAGTTGGTGGATTCTTTGTTTCTTACAAATCCGGTGATATTGTCGATGAACTTTCCGCTGCAAAAACCGCAGTACATGTCCTTGGAGGTACACAAAATAAACCAGTTGTATTCCAGCTTCCAGGCAGTGATATCAGCCGTTCATTTGTAAAGATCAAAAAAATCAAGCCTACCGGGAAGAAGTTTCCTCGAAAAGCAGGACTTCCTTCCAAAGAACCTATCCACGGATAA